The following proteins are encoded in a genomic region of Pirellulales bacterium:
- a CDS encoding DUF1643 domain-containing protein codes for MLLTPKQRSGAIFSPCGTWRYKLWRRWSPADPMVAFVGLNPSTADQINDDPTVRRCIGFARRWGFGGVYMLNVFAFRSTNPRALKAAADPVGPGNDATLLKTCRRGDMVVACWGVWGGLFDRSQAVIELLSDVPIHCLGMTRGRQPKHPLYLRSTTAAVRYPRVAP; via the coding sequence ATGTTATTGACTCCAAAGCAAAGGTCCGGCGCTATTTTCAGCCCGTGTGGAACGTGGCGCTATAAGCTGTGGCGCCGCTGGTCCCCGGCCGATCCGATGGTCGCCTTCGTCGGCCTGAATCCCTCGACTGCCGACCAGATCAACGACGATCCGACGGTCCGCCGCTGCATCGGCTTCGCTCGCCGCTGGGGATTCGGCGGCGTGTACATGCTGAACGTATTCGCATTCCGCTCGACGAATCCGCGAGCGCTAAAGGCAGCAGCCGACCCAGTCGGACCGGGGAACGACGCCACTCTGCTCAAGACTTGCCGGCGCGGCGACATGGTTGTAGCGTGCTGGGGAGTTTGGGGCGGGCTGTTTGACCGCAGCCAGGCGGTCATTGAATTGCTTAGCGACGTGCCGATCCATTGCCTGGGAATGACCCGAGGCAGGCAACCGAAACATCCGCTCTACTTGCGATCAACGACGGCAGCGGTCCGATACCCGCGCGTGGCGCCGTGA
- a CDS encoding low molecular weight phosphatase family protein produces MKSVLFLCTGNYYRSRCAEILFNHAATVQGLPWRADSRGLRLHPENSGPISRHVVKFLEEQGIHLAEPIRFPRKVSESDLEAADLVVAVKETEHRPLLQIEFAGWCETVEYWAIHDLEVWSPSEALPALASRVAELLRSLMV; encoded by the coding sequence ATGAAATCTGTCTTGTTTCTCTGCACCGGCAACTATTACCGCAGCCGCTGCGCCGAAATCCTTTTTAACCATGCGGCGACGGTTCAAGGTTTGCCATGGCGAGCCGACTCACGTGGACTGAGGCTTCATCCCGAGAATTCGGGACCGATTTCCCGCCACGTTGTGAAATTCCTCGAAGAGCAGGGAATTCACTTGGCCGAACCGATCCGGTTTCCGCGAAAGGTCTCGGAGTCAGATCTTGAGGCCGCCGACCTGGTCGTTGCCGTCAAGGAAACCGAACATCGTCCGCTGCTGCAAATCGAGTTCGCTGGCTGGTGCGAAACCGTGGAGTATTGGGCCATTCACGATCTGGAGGTGTGGTCACCGAGCGAAGCCCTGCCCGCGCTTGCCAGTCGGGTCGCTGAATTGCTGCGGAGTCTGATGGTGTGA